Proteins encoded together in one Diabrotica undecimpunctata isolate CICGRU chromosome 3, icDiaUnde3, whole genome shotgun sequence window:
- the Zfrp8 gene encoding programmed cell death protein 2 — MVEQDVELGFLENCQPWQVESRLFPSKVGGKPAWLNLQKLPSSEHLQCKKCQEPLIFLCQVYAPYEEEHKNFINNFHRTIFVFICRNVECCQRNNSDNIKVFRSNLRRANKFYPYDPPDENPQPSFSLATWLTLCNLCGCIAEKQCSKCKKVHYCTRHHQILDWKEGHKTECNNSSESIPNSRSWKQSKILFQEWEIVIEPEEIDTKCFTEEEELEKFKQLEIDGKIGSMADIPEEDLESHAVTDSDKVFSKFQKRVKHNPDQMIRYRIGGQPLWISIEPVPENIPDCELCKGQRQFEFQIMPQMLSQLKENALDWGILAIYTCENSCFLDDSYHEEFVFKQDVAITN; from the coding sequence ATGGTTGAACAAGACGTAGAGCTTGGTTTTCTTGAAAATTGTCAGCCATGGCAAGTAGAAAGTCGTTTGTTTCCTAGCAAAGTTGGAGGAAAACCAGCTTGGTTGAATTTACAGAAACTACCATCAAGTGAACATCTTCAGTGTAAGAAATGTCAAGAACCGTTAATATTTTTGTGCCAAGTTTATGCTCCCTATGAAGAAGAGCATAAGAACTTTATCAATAATTTTCAcagaacaatatttgtatttatatgtAGAAATGTTGAATGTTGTCAAAGAAACAATAGTGATAATATAAAAGTGTTTCGAAGTAATTTAAGAAGAGCTAATAAATTTTATCCCTATGATCCACCAGATGAAAATCCACAGCCTAGTTTCTCATTAGCCACTTGGCTTACATTATGTAATTTATGTGGTTGCATAGCTGAAAAACAATGTAGTAAGTGTAAGAAGGTTCACTACTGCACTAGACATCATCAAATATTAGATTGGAAAGAAGGTCACAAAACTGAATGTAATAACAGTAGTGAAAGTATTCCTAATAGTCGTAGTTGGAAACAGTCAAAGATTTTATTTCAAGAATGGGAAATTGTGATTGAACCTGAAGAGATAGATACTAAATGTtttacagaagaagaagaattggaaAAATTTAAGCAATTAGAGATTGATGGAAAGATAGGTTCAATGGCAGACATCCCTGAAGAAGATTTAGAATCACATGCAGTTACTGATAGTGATAAGGTATTTTCCAAGTTCCAAAAAAGGGTGAAACATAATCCTGATCAGATGATAAGATATCGGATAGGTGGTCAACCGTTGTGGATTTCCATAGAACCTGTTCCAGAAAATATACCAGACTGTGAACTGTGCAAGGGTCAAAGACAATTTGAGTTTCAAATTATGCCACAGATGTTGTCTCAATTAAAAGAAAATGCTTTAGATTGGGGTATTTTAGCCATTTATACTTGTGAAAATAGTTGTTTTCTAGATGATAGTTATCATGAAGAGTTTGTGTTCAAACAAGATGTTGCAATAACAAATTAA
- the IFT57 gene encoding intraflagellar transport protein 57 homolog, translating to MMRNETRILSDKDQELSFSSYVQMDDLLDKLKLLNYESEFLSGLKIKPIHKYYFIVTKNPGEQFYLFSLLAAWLIRKNGKPFENPQEFDDPNETIDRIINEVKQNGMAVDFSPNKLKQGVGEYVVAILDYLTNIALTKNNIILKRPKPPEEKEEEAEVLDDESEINLDRIEEEMIAAYSDDSDEENIFRLDELKPAKKEIQVTELKSNIDEETWKLEVERVLPMLKVTVKNDSRDWRSHLEQMKQHQSTIDNTFSIAKGQLEKLHKEITSTLDKVSNREKYFNRELESILEEYRSLQDQLSKLKDTYKNVSTGVAERNRELHKLTEKLETVKQQMEERGSSMTDGTPLVNIKKSVAKVKSEIIDMDVRIGVLECVLLQTKLREEKQIENEFGQSISVF from the exons ATGATGCGAAATGAAACCAGAATTTTATCTGATAAGGACCAAGAATTGTCTTTCAGTTCTTATGTGCAAATGGATGATTTATTAGACAAGTTAAAATTGTTAAACTATGAGTCTGAATTTTTAAGTGGCCTTAAAATTAAACCAATACACAA ATATTACTTCATAGTAACCAAAAACCCAGGGGAACAATTTTATCTGTTTTCATTATTAGCTGCATGGTTGATTAGGAAAAATGGAAAACCATTTGAAAATCCTCAGGAATTTGATGACCCTAATGAGACTATTGATAGGATTATAAATGAAGTGAAACAAAAT GGTATGGCAGTTGATTTCTCTCCCAATAAACTAAAACAAGGTGTTGGTGAATATGTGGTGGCAATACTTGACTACTTAACAAATATAGCACTTACTAAAAACAACATCATACTTAAAAG ACCAAAACCACCTGAAGAGAAAGAGGAAGAAGCTGAAGTTTTAGATGACGAATCTGAAATAAATCTAGACAGAATCGAGGAGGAGATGATAGCTGCATATTCAGATGATTCTgatgaagaaaatatatttcGGTTAGATGAACTAAAACCAGCAAAGAAAGAAATACAGGTTACAGAATTGAAGTCAAATATTGATGAGGAAACTTGGAAATTGGAA gtgGAAAGAGTTTTACCAATGCTAAAAGTAACTGTCAAAAATGACAGCAGAGACTGGAGATCACACTTAGAACAAATGAAACAACACCAATCTACCATCGATAATACATTCAGTATTGCTAAAGGTCAATTAGAAAAATTACATAAAGAAATAACATCCACTCTTGATAAAGTGAGTAACAGAGAGAAATATTTCAATAGAGAACTAGAAAGCATTTTAGAAGAGTATCGCAGCCTACAAGACCAGCTTTCAAAATTGAAGGATACATACAAAAATGTAAGCACGGGAGTTGCAGAAAGAAACAGAGAACTTCACAAGTTGACAGAAAAATTAGAAACAGTTAAACAACAAATGGAGGAGAGGGGAAGTTCTATGACTGATGGAA ctCCTTTGGTGAACATAAAAAAATCTGTTGCCAAAGTAAAATCAGAAATCATAGACATGGATGTTAGAATTGGAGTTCTGGAGTGTGTACTCCTACAGACGAAGTTAAGAGAAGAAAAGCAAATCGAGAATGAGTTTGGACAGTCCATTTCAGTTTTTTAA